A single Anopheles maculipalpis chromosome 3RL, idAnoMacuDA_375_x, whole genome shotgun sequence DNA region contains:
- the LOC126560537 gene encoding leucine-rich repeat and death domain-containing protein 1-like: protein MGLIAITVLLSNTKGLKFYCMLDNSKCVIEDWNPSMDGYFLFQHIPNDTTSIHFINLQSLHIVSELCTILARCVDSLIIEHSPKVTMLHLPSTCNILVVTLQDTGLQFLNFEQNESLASVIVKNSRIGIIPATIANLPNIEYVTLDNTDVEVVDLHLFYPFRHLKLLQIRYAKVRYVRGTSATIGRCPLDSLKLDHNFLRIVNLNLFAPFASLTMLNLAYNRIEVLTGRLSNPILNSLLLNSNRLKVLDLCPWNVLHHLNAFTIAYNNIQRMPLCLHRFRNVTHASMQFNQINSIEVEQLIHLSNLVSINVSFNNISSIPVNESLYPPKLRQIDLCGNPISNDTITDRMIGSIDVML from the exons ATGGG TCTAATAGCCATTACCGTGTTACTTAGTAACACAAAAGGATTAAAGTTCTACTGTATGCTTGACAATTCGAAATGTGTTATAGAAGACTGGAACCCTTCGATGGATGGATACTTCCTATTTCAGCACATTCCAAACGACACAACGTCGATACACTTCATCAACTTACAGAGTTTACATATTGTTTCAGAGCTGTGTACCATATTAGCACGCTGCGTTGATAGTCTTATCATAGAACATTCACCCAAGGTGACTATGTTACACTTACCAAGCACGTGCAACATTCTGGTCGTTACCCTACAAGACACCGGACTGCAGTTTTTGAACTttgaacaaaacgaaagcttAGCAAGTGTCATAGTCAAAAACAGCCGCATAGGAATTATTCCTGCAACGATTGCTAATTTGCCCAACATAGAATACGTTACCCTAGATAATACGGACGTAGAAGTTGTagatttacatttattttacccATTTCGCCACCTCAAACTACTTCAAATAAGATATGCGAAGGTTAGATATGTGCGTGGTACAAGTGCGACCATTGGTCGGTGTCCTTTAGATAGCTTAAAACTTGATCACAACTTTTTGCGTATCGTTAACTTGAATCTGTTTGCTCCTTTCGCTTCACTGACAATGCTTAACTTAGCGTACAACAGGATTGAAGTGTTAACTGGTAGATTAAGCAATCCGATCCTTAACAGTTTACTTCTGAATAGCAATCGTCTAAAGGTGTTAGATTTATGTCCGTGGAATGTCCTACATCACTTAAATGCGTTTACAATTGCGTATAATAATATTCAACGAATGCCTCTCTGCTTGCATCGATTCCGGAATGTCACACATGCTAGTATGCAGTTCAATCAAATCAACAGCATTGAGGTGGAGCAGCTGATACACTTATCCAATTTAGTATCGATTAATGTATCCTTTAATAATATATCCTCTATCCCTGTCAATGAATCCTTGTATCCACCGAAGTTAAGGCAGATAGATCTTTGCGGAAATCCGATTAGTAATGATACCATAACAGATAGAATGATTGGTAGTATCGATGTAATGTTATAA
- the LOC126565336 gene encoding class E basic helix-loop-helix protein 23 — protein MDPPHNPFNFHLGPPASHGVHSHHPEPTPSPPQSVPGRRTPLGTVGLGGFYAQPHASSSSHTDENRPSGSSESPPPHHHASVPPGGPGKQKNRQGKSVRLNINARERRRMHDLNDALDELRSVIPYAHSPSVRKLSKIATLLLAKNYILMQANALDELRRLLAYIQSAAGASIPTVDLRTMPSALKLQQLLQAPHQDLTLQQVGGSSSTSTTSQPPPPPPPAPSQNP, from the exons ATGGATCCACCGCACAATCCTTTCAACTTTCATCTTGGCCCACCGGCTTCCCACGGTGTCCACAGCCACCATCCGGAACCTACACCGAGTCCACCCCAAAGTGTCCCAGGACGCAGAACTCCACTCGGCACGGTCGGTCTCGGTGGATTTTACGCACAACCGCACGCATCTTCTTCATCCCATACGGATGAAAACCGTCCCTCGGGAAGTTCTGAAAG CCCACCGCCTCATCATCACGCCTCCGTCCCACCGGGTGGCCctgggaagcaaaaaaatcgCCAAGGCAAATCGGTCCGACTGAACATTAACGCACGGGAACGTCGAAGAATGCACGATCTGAACGATGCACTGGACGAGCTACGTAGCGTCATTCCCTACGCACATTCACCATCGGTGCGAAAGCTTTCCAAGATTGCCACGCTGCTGTTGGCTAAGAACTACATACTCATGCAGGCGAATGCCTTGGATGAGCTTAGAAG ACTGCTAGCGTACATACAGAGTGCTGCCGGTGCCAGTATCCCAACGGTGGACTTACGCACTATGCCTTCGGCCCTCAAgttgcagcagctgctgcaagCTCCTCATCAGGATCTAACCCTCCAGCAGGTTGGTGGCTCTTCTTCGACCAGCACGACAAGtcagccaccaccaccgcctccACCTGCCCCGAGTCAGAATCCTTAA